The following is a genomic window from Micropterus dolomieu isolate WLL.071019.BEF.003 ecotype Adirondacks linkage group LG12, ASM2129224v1, whole genome shotgun sequence.
CTCCCCGTCCCTCAAGCATTTGCAATGATGAGATGAATACAAACATTGGTTATTCACTTGTGGTACCAAATGTCTGTGAGTGGATATTATCTTTTGACCTACACACTGTATCTGTTTAAAGTGTATTAACGTTTACTTATTCAGGGAATACTTCAGGATGAGAAGGACATGCCACAGCAAAACAGACTGGGTGGATGTAAAGTGGAAAGGGGGAGTTATGTGCCACCCAGTTCAAAAAGACGGAAGCAGCTGTGGTGTGATTGTTGTTAAGGTAAGCTAAGGAGATTTTGTTTGGACCATTTgatttttatgttaaaaataattttatgtgAACCAAATCTGTTTCTACAGTATTTTTGTGAAGCATTCTTGTCATGGGTGATTGTCCTCTATAATGTACCTCCCATGTTAGTTGTATCTGTTGTATTATTATCCAATGAAGAAGAAACACCCTCTGTAACAGGAGTGTTGTGTGTTTAGATGGCAAACGCTGTGATGGAGGCCTTCCCTCTGATGCCAGATGTTAGATTTGAAACATCAAAAACGCACATgacaagggagaggagagatcTAGCTCTCCAACTCCTAGAAGCATCAGGTACATGCTGTAAATCATGCGTACAGTATACCTACAATatactttaattaaataaataatatattgtaattattttttcagtCTTTGATGAGCACTCGTGTTGTGCTATGTGTGCAGCCTTAAGGCCTCCGGGATCTGGACCCTCCATTACAGACTGGGTGAGTTGTGAAGCAGCGATATCATGTTTAATTGTGATGTAGACCTACTTGAGTATGGCTGAGGAAAAGTCAACTAACACAAAGGTCAAATCAATGTGTATACACACCTTGGTTTGTAAtaaaccactcaaagcactttacactaaATAAACagtcacccattcacacacacattcatacaacgATGGCAGAGAAAtacatgcaaggtgccaactgctgaTGAGAAAGAAACTAATACtcgttcacacacactcacacaacaatggcacaGCCTTCTGAGCAAATACAGAGGGGGCATATATCTTCCATGTAGTGGACAACCACTCTACCTCTAAGCAACAGacattgaaataaatatatatatatataaatatgttacGAAAGATTTTTATCAATTCCACAGGTCCAGTGTGATGGCTGTGAACGGTGGTTCCATGCTCAGTGTGTGGAAATGGACAGCACACAATATGAAGAGGCAAAGAAAGGAAACTGGGAATGTCCGTTGtgtaaataaagtgtttctttGAAATCTGCTCAATGCTGAGGAAGAAAATGACTCTGTGTGGTACAACTGCAGTTGTACAAGAGGTGTGTAATATGTGTAACGGGTAGTagtacaattcggcattggttttgAGTCCCTGAATCATTTGAAATGGAAtctattgaagaaaaaaatataaaataaaatatgcactcaaatcaaaCATGAAgcggtgtgtctcatttgcctagtgtagtactaaaattcggcattggtttggagtccctgtgtcacatgacttggaagctattgaaaaaaacagcacttttttcaataaattatgaataaatattaatataaaatataaaatttactcaaatcaaatatgaaggggtgtgtctcatttgcctagtgtagtactacaatttggcattggtttgaagtctctgcgtcacatgacttggacgcTATTGAAAAAAAGgcattattttccataaattatgaataaatattaatataaagtcGAATATGCtctcaaataaaatatgaaggggtgtgtctcatttgcctagtgtagtactacaatttgGCATTGGTTTGGAGTCCCTGtttcacatgacttggaaggtattgaaaaaaaaggcattattttccataaattatgaataaatattaatataaaatataaaatgtactcaaataaaatatgaaggggtgtgtctcatttgccttgtgtagtactacaattcggcattgctTTGAAgtctgtgtcacatgacttggaagctattgaaaaaaacagcacttttttcaataaattatgaataaatattaatataaaataaaaaatgcactcaaataaaatatgaaggggtgtgtctcatttgccttgtgtagtactacaattcggcattggtttgaagtctCTGCttcacatgacttggaagctattgaaaaaaaatgatgattctcccataacactgttctcacaattgtaatttattgatggtccctaAGCTAACCCCCGTTGGTTAAAAGCGAGCCATCAGAGGTGAGCTAACCGCACTTATACAACCGTCACTGGGTGAACTGACTAAAAGCCGTCACTGGATCCTGGGTGAATGTCTGtcgaatatccaacttaaaactaacttcaccgcggtctTTTACCTCAACATCAGTCTTGAATCTTAATGCCACTGTTGTTTATTTNNNNNNNNNNNNNNNNNNNNGTGATGGCTGTGAACGGTGGTTCCATGCTCAGTGTGTGGAAATGGACAGCACACAATATGAAGAGGCAAAGAAAGGAAACTGGGAATGTCCGTTGtgtaaataaagtgtttctttGAAATCTGCTCAATGCTGAGGAAGAAAATGACTCTGTGTGGTACAACTGCAGTTGTACAAGAGGTGTGTAATATGTGTAACGGGTAGTagtacaattcggcattggttttgAGTCCCTGAATCATTTGAAATGGAAtctattgaagaaaaaaatataaaataaaatatgcactcaaatcaaacatgaaggggtgtgtctcatttgcctagtgtAGTACTAAAATTCGGCATTGTTTTGgagtccctgtgtcacatgacttggaagctattgaaaaaaaaggcattattttccataaattatgaataaatattaatataaaatataaaatttactcaaatcaaatatgaaggggtgtgtctcatttgcctagtgtagtactacaattcggcattggtttgaagtctctgtgtcacatgacttggacgcTATTGACAAAAAAGgcattattttccataaattatgaataaatattaatataaagtcGAATATGCTCATAAAtgaaatatgaaggggtgtgtctcatttgcctagtgtagtactacaattcggcattggtttgaagtctCTGCttcacatgacttggaagctattgaaaaaaaatgatgattctcccataacactgttctcacaattgtaatttattgacGGTCCCTAAGCTAACCCCCGTTGGTTAAAAGCGAGCCATCAGAGGTGAGCTAACCGCACTTATACAACCGTCACTGGGTGAACTGACTAAAAAGCCGTCACTGGATCGTGGGTGAATGTCTGtcgaatatccaacttaaaactaacttcaccgcggtctTTTACCTCAACATCAGTCTTGAATCTTAATgccactgttgtttatttgatacacgtattatagcagtgagtgcagcggtaacgtcagatcctatttatACAGGGGAGAGACGGTAGTTCGTCTGAAAGTTGTCGCTGTATCTAAACCCTCAGCGGGTTAGGGAGCTggatttggctgtgagggtgactccGACCAGAGTTTACTCCGTCTCGGACGTGGCGAGTGTAGTTTCGGAAAAAGGCTACTGGATTGTGCAATCAGGAAGTGAAAGTGTGGCAAAACTCGGGGGAGGACACAGGAAGATATTAACATACTGTAGGCTACACTCAGTCTTGTCACTGACTAATCCTCAATTAACTACTTTACTTCTGACAACATGGACGGTAAGTTAATATTCTTTAGTtgagctatttttttttatctggacGGGACTCTGCACATTAAGTTGCAAGATGAAGAAATTTAAATAGCGTAATGGGACGGTTCATTAGCCTGCGCTGTTTTGTTTTAGGctaaataatattactgttacaGTACACAGGTGCTAGACTAAGATGTCACAGATCTTCTTGTTGTTTTGTGCTCTCAAACTTAAAACCTTCTTTCTCAAGCCTAATGAAGCAGTTGTGTTTTGTCCTGCAAGAGCTTTCTCTCTGAAAGCCCGGGTTTGTATGAGATGGTTGAGGTTTTTGACAGTGGCATTCTTATTACATCACAGGGTCGATTCCTGTTCTCACTCtctgtcctctttctctctatccTCTCCCTCTTTGTTCTGACAATCACACACATATTGTATGCAGCTAGAGAAAGATATATAGCCTTATCTGATAATAAATGAAGAAACAGAGTATATATCACCTAAATAAAGTAGGCTATATCAATACTCCGCCTAGTGGGCTAATGTGGAGTCCTCTGCAGTAAATGTGCAGAATAGTAGCTAATTTGGCATTATAACTATGTGGTTTTGACTTCCTGTCAACTTTCTCACCTagttatttctttctctctctctttgtgccgattctcctgctctctctccttcccctccctctcaACCTCATTTTGATCATCTCTCACCACAACCAAAACAAATTTGTATTTTCATCTATGGAAAACAGGCATTTCTTTTGGGTCATATATGACTTCACTGCCTCGACAAATAGTTGCGTCttaaactgaacagaaacagagaaCCGAGAAAGATGTGTAAGGTTAACTAACTTTAACAGTACCCACATAAGGAAGTTTAAAACAGTGCTGATTTTCAATTTACACTCATTAAAGACTGCAGACAAGTTCACAAAACCTAATAGTGCTTAATCTGTAAATCAGGACGTCCCAGAACACAGAGAGGCTGCTTTCCTATCAGAAACCCACACTACCTGGAGCACAGTGGACAATGCCTATACGTGCTAGCCgtttaaaactaaacaaaactgtcatcacaaacaaatcattatttatttacatttattattcaaAACGTTCACAATAATCACTCAAAAGGCCTAACCTTTTGCCATTTCACAGCAGAAAAGCCCAGTTGCTTAGCTGTGTGGCTCACAGTAGGCCTAATAATATGCCAAAATATAGACACCAAAAAGCATTAAACCCCTTGCCAGCACACAGTTCATCTACTGGTAAATGTGGGCCTTTGTAGATTTTAATAATATAAGATAATTGAACTTATGTCTATCTTCTTGTATATGAAAAGacaaatgtacatatttattgatggatattgttttctttcaggGTCAAACAGAAGAATTGTCCTGTTGGgaaaaactgaagttgggaAAAGCAGCCTGGCTAACACCATATTTGGAGAGGAACTGTTCGATATCGACCAATCTCTCAACTCTGAAACAAGAAAATGTCAAGCAGAGACCAAATCTGTCAGTGGAAGAGGCATCACTTTGATCGACACTCCTGGTTTCTTTGACACTGATAGATCTGAGGAGGAGCTGAAGTCTGAGATAGTGAGCTGTATCACAAAGTGCGCTCCTGGGCCTCATGCTTTTCTCATTGTGCTAAAAGTGGAGAAAGTCACAGAGCAGGAGCAGGCTGTCATCAACAAAATAAGTCAATACTTCTCAGAAGAAGCTTTCAAATATGCAACAGTCGTCTTCACTCATGGTGACCAGCTCCGTGAAGGATGGAAAATTGAGGATTTTGTCTGCAAGAATAAGTTTATGAATGATCTTGTGAAGAAGTGCGGAGGCCGTTGCCACATCGTTGACAATAAATACTGGAATAAAATCCCTAAAGATAAATACAGGAGCAACCGGTTCCAGGTGGAGGAGCTACTTAACACAATAGACAAGATGGTGATGGAAAACAACGGAAGCTGCTACACCAATGAGATGCTACAAgcagtggagaaaaaaatacaagaggaggaggagcagattAGATGCTTATcaaaaaacaagagagagacCAGAGAGCAGGGTAAGGTCACCATGTTTAAGAGGCTTTTGATCCAAGTGGCAGGTGCCGCAAAAGGTGCATTATTTGGAGCTTTTATTGGTGTAGTATTGAGTGGGGTGGTCATTTCTTCAATGCCATTAAGCGCACTGGCATTTGCTTTAGTTGGAGCGGTGATAAAAGGTTTTAGAGAATATATTAAAGCTGAAGGAGAAGACACACAACAGGAAGCAGCAAGTGGGGCAGCAATGGCTGACAAGAACGAAGCTCAGTCTGTCTTAGATGAAGCAAAAAATGTTTCGGACTGACTGATCAGCCAGAGTACTTCAAAAGAGTTTTAACAGCATTCATAGAGTAGATCTCCAGTTTTTTATAAACCCACTGGATAATGTTGGTTGTATTCCTGTCTTTTGTTGAAATACGTGTCATTACCATGCCTTATTGCactaataaacatatttaaaaacaaattaaaaaagaaacattggTCTCTGTTTCCTTTGGCAAAAAACAGCTAAATAGAAAATTTAGAGCATTAAAagttttcctgcattctggagacattttctgctccaatttacggtgaaaatgtatttattatatgagggaaaactatattgcattgcatgttttcttattgtgcaaatgaaccttctcaaagcattttcatttgttgttaaCATTTCTTTGTGCAAGCTGTTTTTAGGAACGTTTTAAACAAATGCTCTCAAAAAGTTATGTGGACagaaatcagccatttcaaaatgtgcttCAGCACCCCAAAAAATGGTCTGAAATCACCCCTGCATTTATTTAGGTTAATGTATTATATGAGGCACACAAGGTGGACTGTGGTATGTGATTGTGTTGTGGCTTTCATAATTCCGTTcctataatattataatatatcatAATGTTACCTCTTTAAAAGGAGCACCATGCAGATTAGAGAGTAGACATTCTGAATGTCATGTTTTAGTGAGTAGTGAAATATTTTTGGACTCAATATCGAAATTATAGAGAACATGTTCCTTTCAAGtaagaataaaacaatatattattattaacatattaattaaCATATATTAACAATATATGGATGTTGCCAGGAAGTGGGAGCTTTACTTAGTTTGACAGAGATATGTGGATTTACAGTCTCCTCCAAAAGTATttgaacagtaaggcaaattcctttgtttttgttgttcactgaagaaatgtgggtttaagatcaaaagatgagttcatgagacaagagttcagaatttcagctctcatttcgtggtattcacatctagaagcgttaaacaactcaggacataccaccctttgtttgaacccacccatttttcaagtgagcaaaactattggaacatgtgactgacagatgctgagaaaagaaggaaaatcgaccagagccagtGGACAAACATTGgccatagcaagcacaacaatttggaacgtcctgaaaaagaaagaaactactggtgtactgagcaacagacatcAAActggtcggccaaggaaaacagtagttgatgacagaaatatcgtgagagctatgaagaaaccccccaaaacatcagtaagtgacatcaccaacgacttccacagtgcaggggtgaaggtatcacaatctactgttggaagaagactcagagagcagaaatatagaggccacaccacaagatgcaaaccactcatcagcaggaagaatcagaaggccagatggaaatttgcaaagaagtacagagacgagccgcaaaagttctgcaacacaatcttatggactgacgagaccaagattaatctctagcaaagtggtCTACTCTACTGGTCCTCatgcttttatcattttgctAAAAGTGGAGAAAGTCACAGAGCAGGAACAGCTGTgatcaacaaaataaaccaatACTTTTCTGAAGAAGCTTTCAAATATGCAACAGTTCTCTTTACTTACACATCCACATCGTGCCACATCGTTGACAATAGATATTGGAACGGAAACCCAAAGGATGAATACAGGAGCAACAAGTTCCAAGTAGAGGAGCTACTTAAGTCAATAGACAAGATGGTGATGAAAAACAATGGGAGCTGCTACACCAATGAGATGCTACAAGCAGTGGAGGCAAAACTACAGCAAGAGGAGAAGCAGATTAGACTTTCTTTAGGAAAGTCTGAGAAAGAGATCAGAGATCTGGCTATGGTCAGAGTATCAGCTCAGCCTTCGTTCAGATTTTGTTAGGAGCTTTATTTGGTGTAGGAGCGATGGCTGTAGTACTCATAGTTTTTAAGAATAAACCACAAATTCAAGCTACGACCAAAGCAGTAGCAACTGCTGCAAAAGCATTTGGAGCAGAAGGTGCAGAAGTAGGAGCTGCAGCATATAAAGATCTGAGTGCTTCAGTGTCTTCGTTTTTTAGTTtataatattctgtaatgaatgagtgtGGGTGATAGAACTGCACAAATGGTCATTGTTATGACTGCTACTGATAACCCTCAGCTTTCCATTATGTttaataatagttgcaacttgcactcttaaatgtgcattgaaTTGTTGGCTGATAAAACCTGTGCTCCAGGGACCACATTCGTATAACAACAAGGCTAAATTTAGCTCTTAAATGGCTTAGATGGTGATTAGCACTAAATAGTCGTCTGTTCTCCCCACCTGTAATTGTCTTTTTCAGTTAAAGACTTTGCAGTGTTGATAACACATAAGCAGTCTTTCAGAATGTTCTCAATTACATGTTCAtgaatactgtatgtattagtgAGTGTAGTGGCGCTTATGGGACATTGCTCTGGGACTCGTCTCTCGGGGGGAGTGAGTATGAGGCTGGGagggaaaaatcacagtataGTCACTACAAAAAACTGGACTAAACCACTGCTCTTATCCTTTCAGAGGAGCACCGCCTGTCAAACAGTGCTGCTAATCGGCCAAAGGGGCAATGCCAAGATTGATTAGgaaaatgtttaacatgtttattaatataatgtttgAGGTGTTTATTGAAAGATACACTGAACTTTGAGGTGCAGTTTTCTCACTCAGCCTGTTGCTCTCAGGCTGCggccttca
Proteins encoded in this region:
- the LOC123979811 gene encoding GTPase IMAP family member 7-like isoform X2, with translation MDGSNRRIVLLGKTEVGKSSLANTIFGEELFDIDQSLNSETRKCQAETKSVSGRGITLIDTPGFFDTDRSEEELKSEIVSCITKCAPGPHAFLIVLKVEKVTEQEQAVINKISQYFSEEAFKYATVVFTHGDQLREGWKIEDFVCKNKFMNDLVKKCGGRCHIVDNKYWNKIPKDKYRSNRFQVEELLNTIDKMVMENNGSCYTNEMLQAVEKKIQEEEEQIRCLSKNKRETREQGKVTMFKRLLIQVAGAAKGALFGAFIGVVLSGVVISSMPLSALAFALVGAVIKGFREYIKAEGEDTQQEAASGAAMADKKEAQSVLDEAKNVSD
- the LOC123979811 gene encoding GTPase IMAP family member 7-like isoform X3, whose amino-acid sequence is MDGSNRRIVLLGKTEVGKSSLANTIFGEELFDIDQSLNSETRKCQAETKSVSGRGITLIDTPGFFDTDRSEEELKSEIVSCITKCAPGPHAFLIVLKVEKVTEQEQAVINKISQYFSEEAFKYATVVFTHGDQLREGWKIEDFVCKNKFMNDLVKKCGGRCHIVDNKYWNKIPKDKYRSNRFQVEELLNTIDKMVMENNGSCYTNEMLQAVEKKIQEEEEQIRCLSKNKRETREQGKVTMFKRLLIQVAGAAKGALFGAFIGVVLSGVVISSMPLSALAFALVGAVIKGFREYIKAEGEDTQQEAASGAAMADKKEAQSVLDEAKNVSD
- the LOC123979811 gene encoding GTPase IMAP family member 7-like isoform X1, coding for MDGSNRRIVLLGKTEVGKSSLANTIFGEELFDIDQSLNSETRKCQAETKSVSGRGITLIDTPGFFDTDRSEEELKSEIVSCITKCAPGPHAFLIVLKVEKVTEQEQAVINKISQYFSEEAFKYATVVFTHGDQLREGWKIEDFVCKNKFMNDLVKKCGGRCHIVDNKYWNKIPKDKYRSNRFQVEELLNTIDKMVMENNGSCYTNEMLQAVEKKIQEEEEQIRCLSKNKRETREQGKVTMFKRLLIQVAGAAKGALFGAFIGVVLSGVVISSMPLSALAFALVGAVIKGFREYIKAEGEDTQQEAASGAAMADKNEAQSVLDEAKNVSD